A window of the Rhodohalobacter mucosus genome harbors these coding sequences:
- the murA gene encoding UDP-N-acetylglucosamine 1-carboxyvinyltransferase: MDKFIIEGPTPLKGTIPVSGSKNAALPLMAAALLGDSPSVLRLIPKLNDIYTFNNVLRVTGTRVDFSDDDNRLTIDPENLSFLEAPYDLVRKMRASFYMLGALLGRAGEAKVSLPGGCAWGPRPVDLHLKGFEAMGINIDLDKGYVVASMDGEYTEGGEFTLEPSSVGATVNLILGAVKRAEKFVIKNAAKEPDVVLLCSMLRKMGADIDGVGTDQLTIRKVERLQGVEFFNSPDRIETGTFMIAAAMHPGSDLTLTGCNPSDLGTFPDFFDKLGVHTEYIGNEIRIVSAPNINPVSIETEIYPGFPTDLQAQWATLMTQASGKSVVTDTIYFDRFSYVPELNRLGANLKVDKNSVTIEGKTPLAGASVMSTDLRASVSLVLAAMAAEGRSEVLRVYHLDRGYEDLEQKLNAAGASVERHSE; this comes from the coding sequence GTGGATAAATTCATTATTGAGGGGCCTACCCCGCTGAAAGGAACCATACCTGTAAGCGGGTCAAAAAATGCGGCGCTGCCGCTGATGGCCGCAGCCCTTCTGGGCGATTCCCCATCTGTACTGAGGCTCATTCCAAAACTCAACGACATCTATACCTTCAACAACGTTCTTCGGGTTACGGGAACGCGTGTTGACTTTTCGGATGACGACAACCGGCTTACCATAGACCCCGAAAATCTAAGCTTTCTTGAGGCGCCTTACGACCTGGTAAGAAAAATGAGAGCCTCCTTTTATATGCTGGGCGCATTGCTGGGAAGAGCCGGAGAAGCCAAAGTATCCCTGCCGGGAGGATGTGCCTGGGGGCCGAGGCCGGTGGATCTCCATCTGAAAGGTTTTGAAGCGATGGGAATAAATATTGACCTCGACAAGGGATATGTTGTCGCATCCATGGACGGTGAATATACGGAAGGCGGAGAGTTTACACTCGAGCCAAGCAGTGTGGGAGCTACCGTAAACCTTATTCTGGGCGCTGTAAAACGCGCTGAAAAATTTGTGATTAAAAACGCTGCCAAAGAACCCGATGTGGTGCTTCTGTGTTCCATGCTTCGGAAAATGGGTGCCGATATCGATGGCGTGGGAACCGATCAGCTCACTATCCGCAAGGTAGAGCGGCTTCAGGGTGTTGAATTTTTCAACTCTCCCGATCGTATCGAAACCGGAACCTTTATGATCGCAGCTGCCATGCATCCCGGGTCTGATCTCACTCTGACGGGCTGCAACCCTAGCGACCTGGGCACCTTTCCGGACTTCTTTGATAAGCTTGGTGTCCATACAGAATACATCGGCAATGAAATACGCATCGTATCTGCGCCCAATATCAATCCGGTATCCATAGAGACAGAGATCTATCCCGGATTTCCCACCGATCTTCAGGCACAATGGGCCACGTTAATGACCCAGGCTTCAGGAAAAAGTGTGGTTACCGACACCATATACTTTGACAGGTTCAGCTACGTTCCTGAATTGAACAGGCTTGGCGCAAATCTGAAGGTAGACAAGAACAGCGTGACGATTGAGGGTAAAACCCCTCTTGCCGGTGCATCGGTAATGAGTACGGATCTTCGTGCAAGCGTCAGCCTGGTTTTGGCCGCGATGGCTGCCGAAGGCCGGTCGGAAGTGCTCCGCGTGTACCATCTCGACCGCGGATATGAAGATCTGGAGCAGAAGCTCAATGCGGCCGGAGCATCCGTGGAAAGACATTCAGAATAG
- a CDS encoding acetyl-CoA carboxylase biotin carboxyl carrier protein subunit, which translates to MQYKSTIGNQSFEVTISDDRTSAIVNGENIPFELVKNQNGRILFRTGTKLYRIDNIETDGRKVSFSLNGKFLETDVLDEKDLLLEEMGFSTQAEGSAGTLNAPMPGKILELLVREGDEVEQGDSVIILEAMKMENELKAPTHGVVVKVDVKTNDNVEKNQPLLEIEPRG; encoded by the coding sequence ATGCAATATAAAAGCACCATCGGTAACCAGTCGTTTGAAGTGACCATAAGCGATGATCGTACATCGGCCATTGTTAACGGTGAAAACATCCCGTTTGAATTGGTTAAGAACCAAAATGGCAGAATTTTGTTCAGAACCGGAACCAAACTCTATCGAATCGATAACATAGAGACAGACGGCCGAAAGGTTTCGTTTTCACTCAACGGAAAATTTCTTGAAACAGACGTGCTGGATGAGAAGGATCTCCTGCTTGAAGAGATGGGATTCAGTACGCAGGCTGAAGGATCAGCCGGAACCCTCAATGCCCCCATGCCCGGAAAGATACTGGAATTGCTGGTTCGTGAAGGTGATGAGGTTGAACAGGGAGATTCCGTGATTATCCTGGAAGCCATGAAAATGGAAAATGAGCTTAAGGCTCCCACTCATGGCGTAGTTGTTAAAGTGGATGTGAAAACGAACGACAACGTAGAAAAAAATCAACCTCTTTTAGAAATAGAACCGCGTGGATAA
- a CDS encoding arsenate reductase family protein, whose protein sequence is MIQVYGIKNCNKVRDTFSWLKNNQIEYEFIDFKKEPLSRGELQSLVQQIGLDVLVNKRGMKWRQLGLKDKNLSDKELFDVLLENQTMIKRPVLVRGEAILVGYDEDSFEAFVS, encoded by the coding sequence ATGATACAGGTTTACGGAATCAAAAACTGTAATAAAGTACGGGATACCTTTTCCTGGCTTAAAAATAACCAAATTGAATACGAGTTTATCGACTTTAAAAAAGAACCCCTTTCCAGGGGGGAACTTCAATCGCTTGTGCAGCAGATCGGTCTCGACGTACTGGTGAACAAACGCGGTATGAAATGGCGTCAGCTCGGCCTCAAAGATAAAAACCTGTCGGATAAGGAACTTTTTGACGTATTACTGGAAAATCAAACAATGATAAAAAGGCCTGTACTGGTGCGCGGTGAGGCGATATTGGTGGGCTATGATGAGGACTCTTTTGAAGCATTTGTTTCGTAA
- a CDS encoding DUF3108 domain-containing protein → MKHLFRKTRLVILLLILTAGELYSQTQFIYERSEPPTMQMMLDAREVFEYEVRYGFLTLGWVDVELLPDTTWNGKKAYHMRTRIRSNRRIPFVGTRIVDYQNIFQFNDKWPYSFVFWRDDVHDEEYNSVRAVFDREEDEVRFFEHGEAVDTLSLEEPASGGDIIFYYSRLYAGEPGAYRMPVYIEGEKGTVTATSRTETRRREYDAFDEPVETYLSEGHADVDGPFGFNGNFKSWFSADDLRIPVEAHVKVIFGNVKVRLISYERHAE, encoded by the coding sequence TTGAAGCATTTGTTTCGTAAAACCCGGCTTGTAATCCTGCTTCTTATTTTAACGGCTGGTGAGCTTTATTCACAGACACAGTTCATTTATGAACGCAGTGAACCGCCTACCATGCAGATGATGCTGGATGCACGGGAGGTGTTTGAATACGAAGTGCGATACGGATTTCTTACCCTTGGCTGGGTTGATGTCGAACTTCTGCCCGATACAACCTGGAACGGTAAAAAAGCGTACCACATGCGCACGAGGATCCGGTCGAACCGGCGTATTCCGTTTGTGGGTACGCGTATCGTGGATTATCAGAATATCTTTCAGTTTAATGATAAATGGCCCTACAGTTTCGTTTTCTGGCGCGACGATGTTCATGATGAAGAGTATAACAGCGTGCGTGCCGTTTTTGACCGTGAAGAGGATGAAGTAAGATTCTTTGAGCATGGTGAAGCGGTCGACACGCTCAGCCTCGAAGAACCGGCCAGCGGCGGGGACATCATTTTTTACTATTCCAGATTATATGCGGGCGAACCGGGGGCCTACAGAATGCCTGTATACATTGAAGGGGAAAAAGGAACCGTAACTGCGACCAGCCGCACCGAAACCAGGCGCAGGGAATACGATGCGTTTGATGAACCTGTAGAGACCTACCTGAGTGAAGGGCATGCGGATGTGGACGGTCCTTTCGGATTTAACGGTAACTTTAAATCATGGTTTTCGGCGGATGACCTGCGGATCCCTGTTGAGGCGCACGTGAAAGTTATATTTGGAAACGTAAAGGTGAGACTTATCTCCTATGAGCGACATGCAGAGTAA
- the dut gene encoding dUTP diphosphatase, with the protein MQSNGVTVWFKKLEHAMDLDLPGYESGEAAGMDVRAAITEPIVLKPGERALVPAGFQMALPRGYEAQIRPRSGLAYKYGITMLNSPGTIDSDYRGEVKVLAINHGNDPFTINHGDRIAQMVISPVIQATVRKTDTLPGTERGQGGFGSTGVA; encoded by the coding sequence ATGCAGAGTAATGGGGTAACCGTTTGGTTCAAAAAACTGGAACACGCTATGGACCTTGACCTGCCGGGTTATGAGTCAGGCGAAGCGGCCGGAATGGATGTGCGGGCCGCCATTACCGAGCCAATCGTATTGAAACCGGGTGAACGTGCGCTGGTGCCCGCCGGTTTCCAAATGGCGCTGCCCCGCGGGTATGAAGCCCAGATTCGTCCCAGAAGCGGCCTTGCATACAAATACGGTATAACCATGCTCAACTCACCGGGTACGATCGACTCAGACTACAGGGGAGAGGTGAAAGTGCTCGCTATTAATCATGGGAACGATCCTTTCACCATAAATCATGGCGACCGAATTGCCCAGATGGTCATCTCACCGGTGATCCAGGCAACCGTTCGTAAAACAGATACCTTGCCGGGAACGGAAAGAGGCCAGGGAGGATTTGGCAGTACCGGAGTTGCTTAG
- a CDS encoding MFS transporter has product MSITLKPYIDLVRTNADYRRLWLAQIIANFGDWFGILAIYALIQEYSGSELLLGLIIVVKMLSLASFSPIAGYFTDRFNRRKLMIWCNIARGVIVLGFILITSADLLWLAYVLISAQMSFAAIFEPAKTSSIPNVTTSEELVVANILSAASWSIIFTTGMALGGFATAWLGTDLVFMINGFTYMISTFIIYRASIPQAKMSKRELYRTRNPLTGIREGLNYTFNNKHVLRPTLAKGIFTMCLGALVYLLIIVAEDILMMGSIGLGILYAARGVGTGIGPVVGRRIFKSENRWVMGMGIFMICGGLMYSVVSLVESVLIMSLFVMLAHMASGSNWVMSTVLLQRRAPDTLRGRVFSLEWLLFTLAQSLSVTMAALILEFELLSIRQTMGLFSVMLIIAGIAWLNVVAPAEEKYTVSEKKMAVSGHP; this is encoded by the coding sequence TTGTCCATTACCCTAAAACCATACATTGATCTTGTTCGTACCAATGCCGACTACCGAAGACTTTGGCTTGCACAGATTATTGCCAACTTTGGTGACTGGTTCGGGATACTCGCCATATATGCATTGATTCAGGAGTACAGCGGATCCGAACTCCTGCTTGGGCTCATTATTGTCGTAAAAATGCTTAGCCTGGCCTCTTTTTCACCGATCGCGGGCTATTTTACAGACCGTTTCAACCGCCGGAAACTAATGATCTGGTGCAATATTGCAAGGGGAGTGATTGTGCTTGGGTTTATCCTCATTACCTCTGCCGATCTGCTTTGGCTGGCCTATGTGCTCATATCGGCACAGATGTCGTTCGCCGCCATCTTTGAACCTGCGAAGACATCCTCTATTCCAAACGTCACAACATCGGAAGAGCTGGTTGTGGCTAACATACTCTCTGCAGCCTCCTGGAGCATCATTTTTACTACCGGTATGGCCCTGGGCGGGTTCGCAACGGCCTGGCTGGGTACCGATCTGGTTTTTATGATCAACGGGTTTACGTACATGATCTCAACGTTTATTATCTATCGGGCGTCCATACCTCAGGCAAAAATGTCGAAAAGGGAACTATACCGTACCAGGAATCCTCTCACGGGCATTCGCGAAGGCTTAAATTACACGTTTAACAATAAGCACGTACTCCGGCCTACACTTGCCAAAGGTATCTTTACCATGTGTTTGGGTGCCCTTGTGTATCTGCTGATTATTGTTGCCGAAGATATTCTGATGATGGGAAGCATAGGTCTGGGTATTCTATACGCCGCGCGGGGAGTCGGTACGGGGATCGGTCCGGTAGTAGGCCGCAGGATTTTCAAAAGTGAAAACCGGTGGGTAATGGGTATGGGTATATTTATGATATGCGGCGGTCTGATGTACAGCGTGGTAAGCCTGGTAGAAAGCGTGCTTATCATGAGTCTTTTCGTAATGCTTGCACATATGGCTTCCGGGTCCAATTGGGTGATGAGTACGGTGCTTTTACAGCGAAGGGCCCCGGATACACTGCGCGGAAGGGTGTTCAGCCTTGAATGGCTTCTTTTTACACTGGCCCAGTCTCTATCCGTCACAATGGCGGCTCTTATACTGGAATTTGAACTTCTTTCAATCCGGCAGACGATGGGCCTCTTTTCAGTGATGCTGATCATTGCCGGTATTGCCTGGCTCAATGTTGTAGCACCTGCTGAAGAAAAATATACGGTTTCAGAGAAGAAAATGGCTGTTTCAGGACACCCGTAG
- a CDS encoding vWA domain-containing protein: MIWENSGFLWLLLLIPILGAGYWWFKTIQIKKRKAQFDDRLIEQLRRNYWSRGDVVRLFGFLFAALFFIVALAGPKIGTEVREVQRTGLNLMVALDLSRSMNVQDVRPSRLDKAKFEINRLVNRLRGDRIGLLVFTDEAFNQAPLTTDYAAMRLFLDIANTDQMPNSGTNFTSALSRAAEAFESMERHQGAANVLLLVADGEHHGPPYDEELKRLTDNGIVVFTAGIGTREGDLIPITDEAGRTVSYHRDSEGNTVTSTLEPQTLQEISREGGGEYYEITSGSDTIEPFFARLDELERGEFSSQEYADYENRYQVMLLTGLGFLLIALFFPDSIKRKETWMSRFNQSDS; this comes from the coding sequence ATGATTTGGGAAAATAGCGGCTTTCTCTGGTTGCTCCTTTTAATTCCGATCCTCGGAGCAGGGTACTGGTGGTTTAAAACCATCCAGATAAAAAAGCGTAAGGCTCAGTTTGATGACCGGCTGATAGAGCAGCTTCGTCGCAACTACTGGAGCAGGGGTGATGTAGTTCGCCTCTTCGGTTTTTTATTCGCTGCCCTGTTTTTTATTGTAGCTCTCGCAGGCCCAAAGATCGGAACTGAGGTACGTGAAGTGCAGCGAACCGGACTCAACCTGATGGTAGCCCTGGATCTCTCCAGAAGCATGAACGTTCAGGATGTACGCCCCAGCCGGTTAGACAAGGCCAAATTTGAAATCAACAGACTGGTAAACCGCTTGAGAGGAGACCGGATCGGACTGCTGGTGTTTACCGATGAAGCATTCAACCAGGCTCCGCTTACAACAGATTATGCTGCAATGCGGCTATTCCTTGACATCGCCAATACCGATCAGATGCCCAATAGCGGTACGAATTTTACATCTGCACTCTCCAGGGCTGCTGAAGCATTTGAATCGATGGAGCGTCATCAGGGAGCGGCAAACGTACTGCTGCTGGTTGCAGATGGTGAACATCACGGTCCGCCCTACGATGAAGAATTGAAGCGGCTAACGGATAACGGTATAGTGGTGTTTACGGCGGGTATCGGAACACGCGAGGGCGATCTGATTCCGATAACGGATGAAGCCGGCAGGACGGTGTCCTATCACAGAGACAGCGAAGGAAACACCGTAACATCCACACTTGAACCACAGACGCTTCAGGAAATTTCACGTGAAGGAGGGGGAGAGTACTATGAAATTACGTCCGGCAGCGATACGATCGAGCCTTTTTTTGCACGGCTTGACGAACTGGAGCGCGGTGAATTTTCATCACAGGAGTATGCAGACTACGAGAACAGGTATCAGGTTATGCTCCTCACGGGACTTGGGTTTTTATTGATAGCTCTCTTTTTCCCGGACTCCATCAAGAGAAAAGAGACGTGGATGTCACGATTCAATCAATCTGACTCATAA
- a CDS encoding HAD hydrolase family protein, translating into MIKLFVTDLDGCISHPFKTPDWEAINAIRDLNLKSKNPGAVPHLTLCTGRPFPYAEAVAQWLDIRLPFIFESAGLYHWDGNRIVTALPEDEGALDMINTMRDWLRHEVLPDYPGVIIEFTKMMDAGVVCMDHGIIDEIHGRVLERVQGMDPVPEVHATDISVNILLPGNDKLQGVKLLSEALDIRLDEMAYIGDSSGDVPAMKQVKMAFAPKNARQIAKDNAEVIDQEATRAVLEAYQKIIRFNSES; encoded by the coding sequence ATGATTAAACTATTCGTCACGGATCTCGACGGGTGTATCTCACATCCCTTTAAAACACCCGATTGGGAAGCTATAAATGCTATCAGAGACTTAAACCTGAAAAGTAAAAATCCCGGAGCTGTTCCGCATCTCACCCTCTGTACGGGACGTCCATTTCCCTATGCAGAAGCCGTTGCACAGTGGCTCGACATACGGCTCCCGTTTATATTTGAAAGCGCTGGACTTTATCACTGGGATGGGAATCGAATTGTAACTGCTCTGCCTGAAGATGAAGGCGCGCTTGATATGATCAATACCATGCGAGACTGGCTGAGACATGAAGTTTTACCGGATTATCCCGGCGTAATCATTGAATTCACGAAAATGATGGACGCAGGGGTAGTCTGCATGGATCATGGTATCATAGACGAGATTCACGGACGGGTTCTGGAGCGGGTTCAGGGGATGGATCCGGTTCCTGAGGTACATGCCACGGATATATCCGTCAATATTCTTTTGCCCGGGAATGATAAACTGCAGGGCGTGAAGCTGCTAAGCGAAGCACTGGATATCAGACTGGACGAAATGGCCTATATCGGGGATTCCAGCGGGGATGTGCCTGCCATGAAACAGGTTAAAATGGCCTTTGCGCCTAAAAATGCACGTCAAATTGCAAAAGATAATGCAGAGGTGATCGACCAGGAAGCCACCCGCGCCGTACTGGAAGCCTATCAGAAAATTATCAGGTTTAATTCTGAGTCTTGA
- a CDS encoding copper resistance protein NlpE N-terminal domain-containing protein, translating into MNNKLINILLLLLLALFISFRLFTACNQIQEQPQAELSDPISTLPAVFTGTIPCADCPGIEVHLLLKENNRFRELNWYRDRNPEPMITEGAWSLRGDTLALFDDEDKRFKTYLYSEETVTMLDSHNRQITGDLSEMYVLERSQMESGIRERHEELRTEEGIVFLASGNEPFWSVRVDSSDVLSFITPESEWSEQAGHQIAGDELFVWTTRHNSINMTVTAEKNWCTDTMSGFLFTHQVTVVLNNSEQRELRGCGRFLGNE; encoded by the coding sequence ATGAATAACAAACTCATTAATATCCTGCTATTGCTGCTGCTGGCACTTTTTATCTCATTTCGCCTGTTTACAGCATGCAATCAGATACAGGAACAACCGCAGGCTGAGTTGAGTGATCCGATATCTACACTTCCGGCAGTGTTTACCGGTACAATCCCCTGTGCGGACTGTCCCGGTATTGAGGTGCATCTTCTTTTGAAAGAGAACAACCGGTTCAGAGAACTGAACTGGTACCGTGACCGAAACCCCGAACCGATGATCACAGAGGGAGCGTGGAGTTTGCGTGGTGATACCCTCGCACTTTTTGATGACGAAGATAAACGCTTTAAGACATATCTCTATAGTGAAGAAACGGTTACGATGCTCGACAGCCACAACCGGCAGATAACCGGAGATCTCAGCGAAATGTACGTGCTTGAGAGATCACAAATGGAGTCAGGAATACGGGAGCGGCATGAGGAACTGAGAACAGAAGAGGGAATTGTTTTTCTGGCATCCGGTAACGAGCCCTTCTGGTCTGTTCGGGTTGATTCATCCGATGTGCTCTCTTTCATAACGCCTGAATCGGAGTGGAGTGAACAGGCCGGCCATCAGATTGCGGGCGATGAACTATTTGTCTGGACCACACGGCACAACAGCATCAACATGACCGTGACTGCTGAAAAAAACTGGTGCACTGATACAATGAGCGGATTTCTGTTTACCCATCAGGTTACAGTCGTGCTGAACAACAGCGAACAAAGAGAATTACGAGGCTGCGGACGATTCTTGGGAAACGAGTAA
- a CDS encoding aminotransferase class V-fold PLP-dependent enzyme yields MLNRKEFLRQMGSVSAGLAITPMLSLKDRHETLDKLADYNGTPSEIAANEDYWYTVQQAFTADRSLINLNNGGVSPAPDVVQDAMKRHLDYSNEAPVYTMWRILQPQKEAVRQRLARTFGTDTEEIAITRNASEGLQICQLGMDLLEGDEVLTTTQDYPRMITTFKQRERREGIRLKQFPIPVPAEDPDEIVSLFEQNITPRTKLILMSHMINITGQILPVKPVVEMARRRGIPVIVDGAHTFAHFDFNRNDLGCDYYATSLHKWLFAPHGTGMLYVKKDRIRDLWPMMAAPESLDSDIRKFEEIGTHPLANFISIAEALTFHEGIGPARKGARMKYLSDYWVEQLIDDDRFVLHTSRNPEYACGIVTAQLKGIDCGELGNHLWRKYRIIVTPIKHPEFEGIRVTPNVYTTLKELDRFADAMKDVLVNGI; encoded by the coding sequence ATGCTGAACAGAAAAGAGTTTCTGAGGCAGATGGGAAGTGTTTCTGCCGGCCTTGCCATAACGCCTATGCTCTCCTTGAAAGACAGGCACGAAACGCTTGATAAGCTGGCTGATTATAACGGAACGCCTTCTGAAATAGCTGCCAACGAAGACTACTGGTACACCGTGCAACAGGCTTTCACAGCCGATCGAAGCCTGATCAATCTTAATAACGGAGGTGTGAGTCCGGCACCGGACGTTGTTCAGGATGCCATGAAACGGCACCTTGACTACTCCAATGAAGCACCCGTCTATACCATGTGGCGTATTCTTCAGCCGCAAAAAGAGGCGGTTAGACAGCGCCTCGCACGTACCTTCGGTACGGATACGGAGGAGATAGCCATAACCCGCAATGCTTCGGAAGGGCTTCAGATCTGTCAGCTTGGAATGGATCTTTTGGAAGGTGACGAGGTATTGACCACCACACAGGACTACCCGCGGATGATCACTACATTCAAACAGCGCGAACGTCGGGAGGGAATACGCCTCAAGCAATTCCCTATCCCTGTGCCTGCCGAGGACCCGGATGAAATCGTATCACTCTTTGAGCAGAATATTACACCGCGCACAAAACTCATCCTGATGAGTCATATGATCAACATAACCGGGCAGATTCTGCCCGTAAAACCGGTAGTGGAAATGGCGCGAAGAAGAGGCATTCCGGTGATTGTGGACGGGGCCCATACATTTGCGCACTTTGACTTCAACCGAAATGATCTGGGGTGTGATTACTACGCTACCAGTTTACACAAGTGGCTGTTTGCACCCCACGGAACAGGAATGCTGTATGTAAAAAAAGACAGGATCAGGGATCTTTGGCCCATGATGGCTGCTCCCGAATCATTAGACAGCGACATTCGTAAATTTGAGGAAATAGGAACCCATCCTCTTGCGAATTTTATCTCCATTGCAGAGGCCCTTACGTTTCACGAGGGGATTGGTCCGGCCCGCAAGGGTGCACGGATGAAATACCTGAGCGACTACTGGGTGGAACAGCTGATCGATGACGACCGCTTTGTACTGCACACCAGCCGAAATCCGGAGTACGCCTGCGGCATTGTGACCGCTCAGTTGAAGGGTATCGACTGCGGGGAGCTGGGGAACCATCTATGGAGAAAGTACCGCATCATCGTAACGCCCATCAAACACCCTGAATTTGAAGGTATCCGCGTTACGCCCAACGTCTACACTACGCTTAAAGAACTCGATCGGTTCGCCGATGCGATGAAAGATGTACTTGTAAACGGTATCTGA
- a CDS encoding RidA family protein, translated as MRLYRLMVAACFLFMISACTGTETEKIIIDTDEAPAAIGPYSQGILAGNTLYAAGQLGLDPETGEMAGEDLESQTRKALDNLGVVLEAAGMSFQDVVSVDVFLSDIENFSAFNTIYSEYFTETLPARAVVEAARLPRDALVEIKAVAVR; from the coding sequence ATGAGACTTTACAGATTGATGGTCGCCGCCTGTTTCCTTTTCATGATTTCGGCATGTACCGGCACAGAGACCGAAAAGATCATAATCGATACGGATGAGGCACCCGCAGCCATCGGACCCTACAGCCAGGGGATACTGGCCGGAAATACGCTCTATGCCGCGGGTCAGCTGGGCCTGGATCCCGAAACAGGCGAAATGGCGGGTGAGGATCTCGAATCACAAACCCGCAAGGCGCTGGATAACCTCGGGGTGGTGCTTGAAGCAGCGGGGATGAGCTTTCAGGATGTTGTTTCGGTGGATGTATTTTTGAGCGACATCGAAAATTTTTCAGCTTTCAATACGATCTACAGTGAATATTTTACAGAAACCCTCCCGGCTCGCGCTGTCGTTGAAGCCGCCAGGCTGCCGAGAGATGCCCTTGTGGAGATTAAAGCAGTAGCAGTGAGGTAG
- the purE gene encoding 5-(carboxyamino)imidazole ribonucleotide mutase, with the protein MTDKPIVGVVMGSDSDWPTMKEAADTLTEFGVPFEKQVVSAHRTPDVMAEYGLTARDRGLKIIIAGAGGAAHLPGMLASYTTLPVVGVPVKTTALGGLDSLYSIVQMPNGVPVATVAIGKAKNAALLAIRMLGMDNSELAEKLEKYHIRMADESIDKTKNLK; encoded by the coding sequence ATGACTGACAAACCAATTGTAGGCGTGGTAATGGGCAGCGACAGCGACTGGCCCACCATGAAAGAGGCTGCCGATACATTAACCGAATTCGGCGTGCCCTTCGAAAAACAGGTGGTATCGGCTCACCGCACGCCCGACGTGATGGCAGAATATGGTTTAACCGCACGTGATCGGGGACTCAAGATCATCATTGCCGGGGCGGGGGGCGCAGCGCATCTTCCGGGCATGCTCGCATCGTATACCACGCTGCCCGTTGTGGGTGTACCGGTAAAAACCACGGCACTGGGCGGACTCGACTCCCTCTACTCCATCGTTCAGATGCCAAACGGCGTGCCGGTGGCAACGGTAGCTATCGGGAAAGCAAAAAATGCGGCCCTGTTGGCCATCCGCATGCTGGGCATGGATAATTCGGAACTCGCTGAAAAACTGGAAAAGTACCATATCCGAATGGCGGATGAGTCGATTGACAAGACGAAGAATTTGAAATAG
- a CDS encoding polymer-forming cytoskeletal protein, whose protein sequence is MINKKSAPTTSPVSGSSSNYLSSAVSIRGSFTSENDATVAGTIQGDVHIKGTLKMDKNGYVKGKIFATNVDIAGKVEGEIHCENLASLRSTASIKADIHTKSLQVDADAMIEGQILMNKNGGPAFKK, encoded by the coding sequence ATGATCAATAAAAAATCAGCTCCAACAACTTCACCGGTTTCCGGTTCATCATCCAACTATTTAAGCAGCGCGGTATCCATCAGGGGAAGTTTCACTTCCGAAAATGATGCGACCGTTGCGGGCACCATTCAGGGCGACGTTCATATTAAAGGGACGCTTAAAATGGATAAAAACGGATATGTAAAGGGCAAGATCTTTGCCACCAATGTGGATATTGCGGGAAAGGTGGAAGGGGAGATACACTGCGAAAACCTGGCTTCACTTAGAAGCACCGCCAGCATCAAAGCCGATATCCATACCAAATCATTGCAGGTGGACGCTGACGCCATGATCGAGGGGCAAATTTTAATGAATAAAAACGGCGGGCCTGCTTTCAAAAAGTGA